TAGCGTAGGTTGAGGGCCTTCCAATGCCGAGTTCTTCAAGCTTTTTGACTAAGCTAGCTTCAGTAAATCGGGGGGGAGGCTGAGTAAAATGCTGTTCGGGATGGACAGCTTTTAAATCAAAAGGCTCATTTTCAGTGACTGACGGAAGAGTTCTATTTTCTTCATTTTCTTCGTCATCTTTACCTTCTTCATATACCTTTAAAAACCCATCAAAGGAAATGGTAGAACCTGTGGCCCTTAAAATAATGCTGCGATCTTGGTTGCTGAAATCAATTCCCACTTGATCAATCACAGCGCTTTCCATCTGAGAAGCGACTGTTCGCTTCCAAATCAGATCATAGAGTTTAAAAAGATCGCCTTCCAAATAACTCTGAATTGCAGTAGGAGAACGTGAGAAGTCAGTAGGGCGAATGGCTTCGTGGGCTTCTTGTGCATTTTTAGTCGAGCTTTTATAAGTTCTAGGTGATCCTGGTAAATGTTTATCGCCATAGGTTTTTTGAATAAAACTGCGTATATTAGCAATTGCTTCATTAGCTAAGGTGACGCTGTCTGTACGCATATAAGTAATAAGACCTATTGTTTCACTACCTAAACTCACTCCTTCATAAAGTTTTTGAGCAAGCTGCATAGTTTTGCGAGCACTATATCCTAATTTGCGTGAGGCTTCTTGTTGCAATGTCGAAGTAATAAAAGGCGCTGCTGGGTTGCGCTTTACTTGCTTTTTTTCAATCTTATTAACTTTGTACTGACTTTTTTGAATCAGTGTTTCTGCCTCATGGGCTAACTTTTCATTGTTGAGAGAGAATTTATCAAGCTTTTCACCTTTTAGATGAGTAAGCTTCGCTGAAATCTTTTTAGATTTTTCACCTTCAAAATCAGCAGCAACAGTCCAATATTCTTGAGCTTTAAAATTATCAATTTCAGTTTCGCGTTGAGCAATAAGTCTTAAGGCTACAGATTGAACACGTCCTGCAGATCGACTGCCAGGCAGTTTATGCCATAAGAGGGGGGATAGACTAAATCCTACAAGGTAATCCAGTGCTCTGCGAGCTAAATAAGCATCAACAAGACTAGGATTTAATTCTCTGGGATTTTCAATGGCGTTTTTGACAGCATTTTTTGTTACTTCAAAGAATACCACACGTTTGACATCTAGATTTGTCGTTAGCTTTTTTTCTTTTAGAACCTCTTGAACATGCCAAGATATCGCTTCTCCTTCACGATCAGGGTCCGTTGCCAGATAGAGAGTATCAGCTTTTTTGAGAGCTTTGGCTATGTCATCGATATTTTTCTCAGATCCCTCTGCAGATTCCCAGATCATCTTAAAATCATGATCTGGATCTACGGATCCACTTTTGGAAGGCAGATCACGAACGTGACCATAACTTGCGAGTACTTGATAGTCTTCACCTAGATATTTATTAATTGTTTTTGCTTTTGAGGGCGATTCTACGACAACGACTTTTTTCATGTTTTATATTCTCAATTTCCTCTTCAGCTCTGAATATCAGTTTTTAAACTAACTTCATTCAACAAAGACCTTAGTATTCTACCACCTAACTCTAATTCTAGAATTACAGTCATTACTATTGTAGGTGACAACTGACATTCTTGGATCAATTCGTCAATACTTATTGGAGAAAAGCTTAGATTTTCAAGGATAATTTTTCGCGCCTTATCTAGAACGCTGTCACTAATAGAAGGAAAAGGGGATGGTAAGGGAGGGGGAGAACTTTCTTGAATTTGGTGATGAGATGTTTTGTTCAAACCTGATATGACATCGTCCGTTGATTGAACCAATATGGCGCCATCTCTAATAAGACGATTACTTCCATGATAGCGAGGATCAAGAGGAGATCCTGGAACGACAAAAATATCTCTGCCATAGTCCAAAGCCCTATGAGCGGTTATTAAAGAACCTGATCGTAAAGCAGCTTCAATGATGATGAGTCCTTGGGAAAGCCCTGCAATAATACGATTACGACGTGGAAATAAGCTTGCTGAAGGAGGCGCATCAAAAGCAGATTCACTGATTAAGAGACCTTTTTGACTAATTTCATGGAATAAAGATTCATTTTCAGTCGGATATATTGTGTTGATTCCTCCTGCAACAACAGCAATGGTTCCTGAGTCTAAAGAAGCAGTATGGGCTGCAGAGTCGATGCCACGTGCAAGTCCTGAGACAATTGTTGCGCCTTGATGGCTTAACTCTTTTGCAAACGTTCGAGCTAAGTGTTTACCATGGGCAGAGGCATTACGTGCTCCTACAATAGCAATGTTTAATTCACTGTTTAAAAGAGATAAATTGCCTTTGACGCTTAAAAGGGGAGGGGCATCACTGAGTGGATAAAGATTTTTGGGGTAGAGTTCTTCGCCATAAGCAATAAGAGATGCGCCAAAAGCTTGATGACATTCGAGTTCCATTCTAGCTTCCTCTTGAGAGAAAATTTTAAGAGGTGTGAGTCCCCCACCTTTTTGAGCAAGAAATGGAACCTGTTCTAGAGCTTTTTTTGCAGAGCCATATTTTTGCAGTAGCCCGAAAAAAGTTATCGGTCCAACATTTTGACTACGACTTAATTGAAGCCAATGAAGCTTTTCATCAGCAGATAATTCAGGACTTGTCCATTTTGCTTTTAGGCTTTGAAGCGCCAATTTTTGGTTCCTTCCCTGCCAGCAGTCTATTTATATTGTCAGTATGCTTGAAAAGAACCAATAAAGCAAGAAAAGTTGCCCAAATGGCGATTGATGTATCTAAAAAAAGCAAAGACCAAATAGGCGCTGATGCGCTAGCCACAATGGCTGCTAAAGAAGAATATCTCCAAATGACTGCTGTGAAAGTCCAAGTTCCAAGAATAAGTAAACCTAAGGGCCAGCTCGTAACAAGAATAACGCCAAAAGTTGTTGCAACTCCCTTGCCTCCTTTAAAATTAAGCCATACTGGGAAAATGTGTCCCAGCACCGCTGCAGCACCTGCAAGCAATAGGGCTTCTTGTGAAAAGGAAAGAATTTTTAAAGAAAGAATGACGAGGACGCCTTTTAAGCTGTCACCAAGGAGCGTTAGAATCGCAACAACCTTATTTCCAGTTCTTAAGGCATTAGTAGCACCAATGTTGCCTGATCCTATGGTGCGAATATCTTGGCCTGTGAAATGCTTTGTAAAAATATAACCAGACGGAATGGACCCTAAGGCGTAGCCATAAAGAAGAGCGATGAAGGAGTATAAAAAACTCAGCATTTATTTTCCTATTTCATTTTATTTTTGTTTTGTCTTAAAACTTCATAAAGAGCAACAGCAGCGGCATTTGATACATTCAATGTACTAAAAATACCACTGGTGGGGAGTTTTACAAGAAAGTCACATTTTTCTTTTGTAAGCCTTCTTAATCCTTTGCCCTCTGACCCAAGAACAATTGCAATTTTTCCTTGTAACTGAATCTCATCGATTGTTTTTTCGCCCATCTCATCAAGGCCGACACACCAAAAACCTTTATCTTTAAGAATATCCATTGCTCGTGAAAGATTAATCACACGAATGACGGGTATAATTTCGAGCGCCCCTGAAGCAGCTTTAGCTAAGGCTGAATTTGTTTCAAGCGCGGAGTTTTGATCAGTTACAATGATGGCAGAGGTATCAAACGCAGCTGCTGAACGCAAAATTGCACCTAAGTTATGTGGATCAGTGACTTGGTCAAGAATCAGAACATGCATGTCATTTGCACTTACATCAATGTCTTCAATGGCCATTTCAGGGAGAGGCTGTATTTGTAAAGCGATTCCCTGATGAACAGCAGAGGGACCAAATAATGTCATAAAGCGATCTTTATCTGCAACTTCTATAGACAAGTTTTTATGGATTTGCTTAGCTTGCTTGATGATACTTTGATCCAACACCTCTTTATTGATCAATAGAAGGTGTTTGCAACATCGATTTGGATTTAAGAGGGCTGCTTCAACTGTATGAATTCCATAGATCCAAAGTGTATTAGAAGTTTTGTGTGACTGATTCTTTTTGAATGGGGAAGGGCTTTTCTTCATTACTTTTTCAAAATCTTGTGTTTGTCGAAATACTTTACATTTTTTGACAATTCATTTATACGTTTTAGGTTAAATATCCAAAGAGTTTTTCATGATTCGGTCGTTATTTTTTTTTCTGCTAATATTGATAACTCCTCTTCACGCCGCTGAAGGTCCAGGTAAAATAGGCGTTAAGACTGATTTTGTCACAAAAGGCGAGATTAGTAAACTTTTTCGCAACTTCGGACAAATTGAAGCTTCACGTCAGGCCGATATTTTGGCTCAAGTGGATGGTCAAGTGGCTAAAGTTCTTGTTAAGGATGGAGAATTAGTGAAAGCAGGACAAGAATTGCTTTTGCTTGATACCAAGTGGTCACGTAATCTTGAGGGAATTAAAGAAAAGCAAGAAGCGCTAGTTAAAAAAAGGTTAGCGCGTTTAAAAAAGCTTCATTCAGCCAATACTATTGCAACGAAAGATCTTGAACGACAAGAGATGGATCTATTGCAGGTTGAAGCCTCAGTCAATGAATTAAAAGACACACTGAACAAATCAGTTATTAAAGCTCCTTTTGATGGAATTGTTGGTGAAATTAAATTCAAAGCTGGGACAGTCCTTAAAAAAAACGACAACATCCTTAGACTAAGGGATATTAGTCCCTTTGAAGTCATTTTTGAGATCCCAGGGGATGAAAGGAAAAATATTAAGATTGGGCAATTAGTCGATGTCTATGTTTCTGAAACGCCCGCAAAAAAGGTTTCAGCCTCTATTTCAGAAATTAATCCGTTTATAGCGCCTGATACTTACACGGTTAAGATAAAGGCTATTATCGAAAATCCCAAAGATTCTTTGGATCTGTTAACTCCAGGTATGATAGTGCCGATCGTTGTTAAATTGCTTTCCTATGAAGATGCGATATTATTACCGCTCTCAGCATTAGTGGTCGATGAAAAAGGCATAGGTGTTTATAAGGTTATTGAGGGTAAGGCTAAAAGAGTTACTGTCGAGTATGATCTTATGCAAGATGAATTCATCCGAGTGATTAAGGGAGTTGAAAAAGGAGATCAAGTGATCGTTCAAGGGCAAGATAACGTCTTTGAAGGTGCTGAACTCAATATCTTGGATAGTCAGAAGAAGTAATCTTTAATGACCACATATTTTCTTAGAAATCCTATTTTTGCAATAGTCTTAAACCTGATGATTTTTCTGGGTGGACTGCTCTCATTAGAACACTTGACCGTGCGAGAATATCCTCCGATCCCATCAAATGTGGTTATTGTGCAAACTATGTATCCATTGGCAAGCGCCAGCGTTGTTGAAAGTCGTGTGACAACGCCTCTCGAGATGGCGCTTTCAGGTATGAAGGGGATTTTAAAAACTGAATCTGAGAGTATGCGAGATTTTTCGCATATAAAAGTGACATTTGCTCCAGGTGTAGCTCTTACCGATGCAATGGCTGAACTGAGAGAAAGACTGTCAAATGCTTTGAGTGATTTACCTAAAGAAGTGAATAAGCCTCGTTACGCTTTTAATTCCATTTGGTCCGATCCTTTTATGACTTTGGAAGTAAGTAACGAGAGTCAGCTTTCTGATATGGAAATGAGTGCTCTTTTATCTCGTGTTGTTGAGCCAATGCTTATGTCAATGCCTGGTCTTCAAAATGCATATAATCGAGCAACACAATACGGTATTAGCGTCAAACTAAAGCCTGAAATGTTTGCCAAATGGAACTTTAATGTATCAGATATTGTAGGGGTCATTGATAACGCTAATAAAGATTTACCTGCTGGTGAAATCAAAATTGGAAGGGGGCTGGTCCCTCTAGTTTCAAAATCGCGTATAGGATCTATTGAAGATTTTCGTAATCTTGTGATCAAGCAAGTGAAATCAATGCCCGTTAGATTAAGTGACGTGGCGGATGTGGTTTTTGAGCCTCTTAAAACAACCCCTCTTGCTTTTAAAAACAGTAAAAAAACAACCTATGTTTCTTTGTTGGTTGCTCCTGAGGCTAATCCTCTTGAGGTATCGAAAAGTGTACGTGAGTTGCTACCGCGCATTAATGAAATGATGCCTCAGGGAATTAAAATCACTGTTGTTGAGGATAATACGGATGCAATCCGTTCTTCGATTTCAACCGTGTACAAGACAATTCTTGAGTCTATCTTTTGTGTCTCTGTAGTTATCTTTTTGTTTCTAGGATCTATGCGACTTTCTTTTGTGCCGATTGTTACGATACCTCTTTGTTTAATGGGAGTTTTACTCTTGATGTATGGTTTGGGCTATACAATTAACAAAATGACATTATTAGCAATGGTCTTGGCCATTGGCTTGGTGGTTGATGATGCCATTGTGGTGCTTGAAAATGTTAGGCGGCATTACTCTTCTGGGGTGTCAGCTTTTGAAGCTGCAATCAGAGGATCTAAGGAAATAGGTTTTGCGATTATTGCTATGACACTAACTCTTAGTTGTGTATATGCGCCTCTTTTATTCTCAAAAGGGTTGACCTCTCAGCTATTTACTGAATTTGCTGTAGTTTTAGCTGCAACGGTTATTATTTCAGGCATTGTGGCTCTTACGCTTTCGCCTTTGATGACTTCAAAAGTTTTGAGGAGTTCTAATCATTTAACCAAAGCGTTTGAAATATTCTATGATCACATTGCTATCGCTTATGGAAAAAAGCTTCAAATCCTCATCGCTAAGCCTAAATTGCTCCTGGCGTTTCCTTTAATGATTGGTATTGGCGTGGTGCTATTAAATTATTTACCTCTAAGTTTTATTCCCGATGAAGATCAAAATGCCATTTATGGTTATTTAAACGCACCGAAGTTTAAAAATGATAAAGAGTTGCTTACATATTCAAAACGCTTTGAAGATATTTTACGAAGCACGGATGGAGTGGAAGAGATTTATACGACTATTTGGATGAAGGAACATGTGTTAGTAACGGCTAAATTTAAACCACGTTCTGATCGAAATCGACCTATAAGAAACGTTCTGCAAGAATTAAGAGGGAAAATAAAAGAGCTAATTCCTACTGGCAATTGTCATGTATGGCTTCCTCGTCCTGAGATTTTAAGAGATGAACAATCCGATTTTAGAGTTATTTTTCAATCAACCCAAGGTTATGATTATTTATTCAAAGTTGTGGGAGGCCTTAAAGAAAAGTTTGATGATAGTGGTTTTTTTGAGCAATCAAATTTTAATGCTCAAATGAATAATGTCGAGCTTTCATTGACCATGGATCAGGCACGTTTAAAAGCCTTTAATATTGAATCAAACGTGGCTAGTAAACAACTACGTTATCTTTTTGGTGGGCTTTATGTGGATAGAATGGAGTTGAAGGGCGTGAATTACCCAATTCACATAGAGAATTCTTCTTCATGGCCGAGGTCTAAAGATGATATTGCAAATGTCATGATAAAACAAGGTGAAGCAAGATGGGGGGCTTCTCAAGAAGACCAGAAGAAAGATAAAGACAAGAAGAGATTCACTCCTTTAAGTGCGTTCACAAAGATTGAGATTAAACCCGATTTGTCTCCTTATTTTCATTTTAATAAAATTAAGGCGCTATCATTGGATTTGTCTTTAAAGAAAGACGCCCCTATTTCTAAAATCATGGAGTGGTTAAATCAACAGTTGAAACCCTTGATGTCAAAGGATTTAACTGTTGTAATTTATGGAAACATACTTAAAACCATAGAAGCTAAGCATGAGCTTTACATAAATTTTCTGTTGGCGTTAGTCTTTATTTATCTGATTCTCTCTGTTCAGTTTAAAACATTTTTTGATCCTTTGATCATTTTAACAACTGTACCTTTGTCAACAATTGGCGGTCTTCTCTTTATTTGGTTGTGGGGAGAAGGACTCAATCTTTATACCCAGATTGGATTGATTACCCTTGTTGGTCTTATTACTAAGCATGGCATTTTGATTGTATCTTTTGCGGAAGACTTTATACGCGCTGGTACGCCATTATTAGAAGCGATTACCAAAGCTAGCCAATTACGTTTACGACCCATTTTGATGACGACATTGGCTATGATGGCTGGTGCAATTCCTTTGATGATCGGTTTAGAGCCAGGATTTGAGGCACGCCGAGAGTTTGGTTTAGTGCTCTTAGGCGGTCTCGGTATTGGTTCTTGTCTGACGTTAGTTTTGATACCTTTGGTCTATTACTGGCTCAATAGACTCAAGAGAGATTTTTTTGTAAAAAATAAGCGATAAGATACCGCTTATTTCTTTGTTTGTTATTGAATTTGATCGATAGCACTTTTCATACACTCAATACAATGCCCTGGTTTTGTTGCTTCTTTTAGTTGGGTGAGTTTGCTTGTTATCTTACTTAATTCTGGGTATTTTTCAAAAATCACAATGTGTGTACACAAACGAGCTGCCGTAGCTTTGAATTTTTCTTCTGTTGTTTCAGCTTCCCCTAACTTTTTAGCGAGACATTTGATGAAGCCATTAACCTGGGAATTAGAGTGAGTTTTCTCTGCAAACAATGGTCCATACAGTGCATCAATGACTTCTGATATAAAGTTAGATAAATTCACTTCTTCTTCAATATCCGGTAAAAGAGTTGATTGAAGAAGCGCTTTCGTTTGTTCAGCATTCATGAGCTCTTCAATTTCATGATGAGATGCTGCTTTTGTAATAGGTTTTTCGTCTTCTCTGAGCTCATGACCTGCGTTGCTGGTGGCAAGAAGTGGGGACTCGGATAAGAAAACACTTAAAACAATGTAACACATAAATTTGATATATTTTAACATTCTAAACCTCCTTATTTGCTGTGTGAGTCTACAAAAGAAGAGGTAGAGGGGATTTGTCAAGAATTTAAAATTTGAAAACAAATTTAATAAATAATTTTATCTGCATGAATTTCAGATTGACAATGTTCACAAAATTCCTATAGATCGCCTATAGCTAGGTTTATTTGACCGACACTGTCGGGAGGGGTGGCCGAGCGGTCAATGGCAGCAGACTGTAAATCTGCCGACTTATGTCTACGCAGGTTCGAATCCTGCCCCCTCCACCATCACAGGATGTGATGAGATTTATAAAGCGGGTGTAGCTTAATGGTAAAGCTCCAGCCTTCCAAGCTGGCTACGAGGGTTCGATTCCCTTCACCCGCTCCAAAATTTTGTGTTTGTTCAAGTGGAAGAAAATTGTTTTTGAGGAAAGGGTGATAAGAGATGAGTAAGGCGAAGTTTGAGCGGACGAAGCCGCACGTAAACATCGGAACGATTGGACACGTAGACCATGGAAAGACAACGCTAACAGCAGCGATAACGAAAGTGTTGTCAGAGAAGGGTGGAGCAACGTATACAGCGTATGATCAGATCGATAAAGCACCAGAAGAAAAAGCACGTGGTATTACGATTTCAACGGCGCACGTAGAATATGAGACAGACAAGCGCCACTATGCGCACGTGGACTGCCCAGGACACGCGGACTATGTGAAGAACATGATTACGGGTGCGGCGCAGATGGACGGAGCGATTTTGGTGGTAAGCGCAGCAGACGGACCGATGCCCCAGACAAAAGAACACATTTTGTTGGCCCGTCAGGTTAACGTGCCAGCGATGGTAGTGTTTATGAACAAGGTAGATCAAGTAGACGACCCAGAGTTGTTGGACTTGGTGGAACTGGAGATCAGAGAGTTATTGACGAGCTATGGATTTCCCGGGGACAAGATTCCAGTGGTGAAGGGGTCAGCGTTGTGCGTGATTGAAGATAGAGATCCAAAGATTGGTCGTGAAGCGATTATGCAGTTGATGGATGCGGTAGATAGTTATATTCCACAGCCTGTACGTGATATTGACAAGCCATTTCTGATGCCGATTGAAGACGTATTTTCGATTTCAGGGCGCGGAACAGTGGTGACAGGACGCGTAGAGCGCGGAATCGTGAAGGTTGGAGAAGAAATCGAGATCGTGGGAATAAAGCCAACAACGAAGACAACGGTAACGGGCGTCGAGATGTTCCGGAAGCTGTTGGATGAGGGACGGGCAGGAGACAACATTGGAGCGTTGTTGCGTGGCGTTGAAAGAGAAGCAGTAGAGCGTGGACAAGTGTTGGCAAAGCCAGGAACGATTACTCCTCATACAGATTTCGAGTGTGAGTGTTATATTTTGAAGAAAGAGGAAGGTGGACGCCACACACCATTTTTCTCAAACTATAGGCCACAATTTTATTTCCGTACGACAGACGTAACGGGATCCGTCGACCTGCCAACAGGCGTAGAGATGGTGATGCCCGGAGATAACATTAAGTTGGTGGCAAAGTTGATTGCACCAGTGGCGATGGATGAAGGATTACGCTTTGCTATTCGTGAAGGTGGTCGTACCGTCGGTGCCGGTGTTGTGACTAAGGTGATTAAGTAACGCATCAATTGCTTTAAGCTGTATAAATTAACTTCAGAAGAATCAAAAAAAGCTTGATCTTCTGGAGTTAATTGTTTAGGAGTGTAGCTCAACTGGCAGAGCGTCGGTCTCCAAAACCGAAGGTTGTGGGTTCGAGTCCCCCCACTCCTGCCAAGCTTTGAAGCAAATTTTTGAAAGACGAGGAATGGCTAAAGTAAGTCCCATTGAGTTCATAAAGCAGGTACGTCAAGAAGTTGGTAAGGTTGCATGGCCAAGTCGCCGTGAAACAATGGTGACGTCTTTGATGGTGTTTATTATCTCACTGATTGCTGCAGTCTTTTTTCTTGTAACTGATGGCAGTATTGCCTTCGTTGTTAACTTGATAATGAAATAAGGGTTTTGGCCAATGTCGCCATCAGATAAGCCTCGTTGGTATGTAGTGCATGTCTATTCCGGTTCTGAACGTAGAGTAGCTGAGACGATCCGCGAGCAAGCAGAAAAAAAGAATTTAAAAGAAAAAATCTTGGATGTTTTAGTCCCAGTCGAAGAAGTGATTGAGATTAAAAAAGGTGAGAAATTAAGTTCTGAAAAGAGCTTTTTCCCTGGTTATGTGTTAGTTCATATGGTTATGAGTGATGAAACTTGGCATTTGATCAAGAGTACCGCAAAAGTCACTGGCTTTTTGGGTGGCAAGGGAAAACCAAGTCCTATTAGTGAATCTGAAGTAACGCGATTACTTTCGCAAGTGCAAGAACGTCAATCGAAACCAAAACATACATTAAGGTTTGAAGTGGGTGAGCAAGTGCGCGTTTCTGATGGCCCCTTTGCTTCCTTTAATGGAATTGTTGAGGACATTGATGAAGAAAAAGAACGCTTAAAAGTTTCTGTTTCTATTTTTGGTCGTGCCACACCTGTGGATCTTGATTATACACAAGTTGAAAAAGTTTAGCCCCTGGTGGGGTTAGTGCGGAAGGTTGGCCATAACCGCTTACCGCAAACCTGAAGCTAAAGAGGAGTACTATGGCAAAGAAAATTCAAGGTTATATTAAGTTGCAGGTTCCTGCTGGTTCTGCAAACCCATCACCACCTATTGGTCCAGCTTTGGGTCAACAAGGGTTGAATATTATGGAATTTTGCAAAGCATTTAATGCGCGCACTCAAGAGCTGGAAAAGGGAATGCCTATCCCAGTCGTGATTACGGCATATTCCGATCGTTCGTTTACTTTTGAAACGAAAACACCTCCTGCTAGCTTTTTCTTGAAAAAAGCCGCTGGTCTTCCAAAGGGATCAAAGACACCAGGTGTAGGATTTGTGGGTAAGGTTACGATGAAGCAAGTTCGTGAAATTGCTGAGAAGAAGATGGTGGATTTGAATGCGAATGATCTGGATGCTGCGTGTCGTATGATTGCAGGTTCTGCACGTTCCATGGGTATTGAGGTTGTGGAGTAAATCGATGGCAGGAAAAAGATTAAGAAAGATACATGAAGAAATCAATCGCGTTACTCACTATAGTATTGATGATGCTGTAAAGCTTGTTAAGAAATACGCTACAGCAAAGTTTGATGAAACTGTTGAGT
The sequence above is drawn from the Candidatus Nucleicultrix amoebiphila FS5 genome and encodes:
- the nusG gene encoding transcription termination/antitermination protein NusG, encoding MSPSDKPRWYVVHVYSGSERRVAETIREQAEKKNLKEKILDVLVPVEEVIEIKKGEKLSSEKSFFPGYVLVHMVMSDETWHLIKSTAKVTGFLGGKGKPSPISESEVTRLLSQVQERQSKPKHTLRFEVGEQVRVSDGPFASFNGIVEDIDEEKERLKVSVSIFGRATPVDLDYTQVEKV
- the rplK gene encoding 50S ribosomal protein L11, which gives rise to MAKKIQGYIKLQVPAGSANPSPPIGPALGQQGLNIMEFCKAFNARTQELEKGMPIPVVITAYSDRSFTFETKTPPASFFLKKAAGLPKGSKTPGVGFVGKVTMKQVREIAEKKMVDLNANDLDAACRMIAGSARSMGIEVVE